A genomic region of Seriola aureovittata isolate HTS-2021-v1 ecotype China chromosome 21, ASM2101889v1, whole genome shotgun sequence contains the following coding sequences:
- the rhbdf1b gene encoding inactive rhomboid protein 1 isoform X4 codes for MDEPGSRNSSLQRKKPPWLKLDIPTIQLTPDDSPTHTQPVKRLRSVSMPGENPQTCIAAMETSNNYLRPPLERLPSITQSIKSEKRVRFERVNTVPPKGQRSPRRVSTVRRRSCIPKILTRRRSSIPKQIIRGTADWFGVSKDSDSTQRWRRKSLQHCSHLYGGLKAQVMREMELHSQDNLSLASTETPPPLYLPPHHPSHHHYGMQRGRTLGDSTTGRHRRRSFMPPSFFEDDTVDFPDDLDTSFFTREGLHDELSTYADDVFETPSEAAIKQLDESELTGSALDRNELERSHLMLPLERGWRKTKDGCLVQPKVRLKQEVVSVNNHQQRGQRIVVPVKKLFAREKRPYGLGMVGRLTNRTYRKRIDSFVKRQIEDMDDHRPFFTYWITFVHLLITILAVAIYGIAPVGFTQHETVDSVLRNKGVYENVKFVQQQNFWVGPSSEALIHLGAKFSPCMRQDEEIQKLIQEKRERERESGCCVRNDRSGCLQTLQEECSSTLAVWVKWPQHPSAPHLNGELRQHGSVCHQDPRICLEPASVSPHEWPDDITKWPVCTRYNSGNHTNLPHIDCTITGRPCCIGTKGRCEITSREYCDFMHGYFHEEATLCSQVACMDDVCGLLPFLNPEIPDQFSRLWLSLFLHAGILHCLVSVLFQMTVLRDIEKLAGWLRISIIYMLSGITGNLASAIFLPYRAEVGPAGSQFGILACLFVELFQSWQILERPWWAFAKLLAISVFFFSFGLLPWIDNFAHICGFISGFFLSFAFLPYISFGRSDMYRKRVQICVFLLVFLGLLSALAVLFYVYPVKCEWCEYLTCIPITDKFCEKYDLNAHLL; via the exons ATGGATGAACCGGGCAGCAGGAACAGCagtctgcagaggaagaagcCACCATGGCTCAAACTGGACATCCCCACCATCCAGCTGACGCCGGACGACTCGCCCACACACACCCAG ccaGTAAAGCGTCTGCGCAGTGTCAGCATGCCAGGGGAAAACCCTCAGACCTGCATCGCTGCCATGGAGACTTCAAACAACTACCTCAGACCTCCTCTGGAGAGACTGCCCTCCATCACACAGTCTATCAAGAG TGAGAAAAGGGTGCGCTTTGAGCGCGTCAACACAGTTCCCCCAAAGGGCCAGAGGAGCCCCAGGAGGGTGTCGACTGTTCGGAGGCGGTCCTGCATCCCCAAAATACTGACGCGACGACGCTCATCTATACCCAAACAGATCATCAG AGGTACGGCTGACTGGTTCGGGGTGAGCAAAGACAGCGACAGCACCCAgcgatggaggaggaagagcctGCAGCACTGCAGCCATCTGTATGGGGGTCTGAAGGCTCAGGTGATGAGGGAAATGGAGCTCCACAGCCAGGACAACCTTTCCCTGGCCAGCACTGagacccctcctcccctctacctcccaccccaccaccccagTCACCACCACTATGGCATGCAGAGG GGACGGACGTTGGGTGATAGCACCACAGGGCGACATCGTAGACGGAGTTTCATGCCTCCTAGTTTCTTCGAAGACGACACTGTAGACTTTCCTGATGATCTGGACACTTCCTTCTTCACCAGA GAGGGCCTGCACGATGAGCTGTCCACCTATGCGGATGATGTTTTTGAGACACCATCGGAGGCGGCCATCAAACAGCTGGATGAGAGCGAGCTCACAGGAAGTGCGCTGGATAGGAATGAACTGGAGAGGAGTCACCTCATGTT GCCTTTAGAGCGAGGATGGCGGAAGACAAAAGATGGCTGTCTGGTGCAACCTAAAGTTCGCCTGAAACAGGAGGTGGTGAGTGTCAACAACCATCAGCAGCGGGGACAAAGGATCGTGGTTCCCGTTAAGAAGCTGTTTGCCCGAGAGAAGAGGCCGTATGGGCTCGGCATGGTCGGCCGTCTCACAAACCGGACGTACCGCAAGCGCATTGACAGCTTTGTCAAGAGGCAGATTGAGGACATGGATGATCACAG gcCTTTCTTTACCTACTGGATCACATTTGTCCATTTGCTCATCACCATTCTGGCTGTGGCTATCTACGGCATCGCCCCTGTGGGCTTCACACAACACGAAACTGTCGATTCT GTGCTGAGGAACAAAGGAGTTTATGAAAATGTTAAGTTTGTGCAACAACAAAACTTCTGGGTGGGTCCGAGCTCG GAGGCACTGATCCACCTGGGAGCCAAGTTTTCCCCCTGCATGCGTCAAGACGAAGAGATCCAGAAACTGAtccaggagaagagagagagagagagagagtccggCTGCTGCGTGAGGAACGATCGCTCCGGCTGCCTGCAGACTTTACAAGAGGAGTGTTCG AGCACCCTGGCAGTGTGGGTGAAGTGGCCTCAGCACCCCAGTGCTCCCCATCTGAACGGTGAACTACGCCAGCATGGTTCAGTCTGCCATCAGGACCCCAG AATTTGCCTGGAGCCAGCCTCGGTTTCACCTCACGAGTggcctgatgacatcaccaagTGGCCA GTTTGTACAAGGTACAACTCTGGAAATCACACCAACCTCCCCCACATAGACTGCACCATCACAGGCCGGCCCTGCTGCATTGGAACCAAAGGACG ATGTGAAATCACCTCTAGAGAATACTGTGACTTTATGCACGGCTACTTCCATGAGGAGGCTACTCTCTGCTCACAG GTCGCTTGTATGGATGATGTGTGTGGTTTGCTGCCTTTTCTCAATCCAGAGATCCCAGACCAGTTCTCCAGACTGTGGCTGTCACTCTTTCTTCATGCTGG GATCCTGCACTGCCTGGTGTCAGTGTTGTTCCAGATGACGGTGCTAAGGGACATAGAGAAGCTGGCCGGCTGGCTGAGAATCTCCATCATCTACATGCTGAGCGGCATCACTGGCAACTTGGCCTCAGCCATCTTCCTGCCCTACAGAGCGGAG gtgggtCCTGCAGGCAGCCAGTTCGGtatcctggcctgtctgtttGTGGAGCTGTTTCAGAGCTGGCAGATCCTCGAGCGACCATGGTGGGCGTTTGCCAAGCTGCTGGCCAtctcagtcttcttcttctcctttggTTTGCTTCCATGGATTGACAACTTTGCCCACATCTGCGGATTCATATCTGGATTCTTCCTGTCCTTTGCCTTCCTGCCGTACATCAG TTTCGGGCGTTCTGATATGTACCGTAAGCGGGTCCAGATCTGTGTCTTCCTGCTGGTCTTCCTGGGTCTGCTCTCCGCCCTGGCTGTTCTCTTCTACGTCTACCCCGTGAAGTGCGAGTGGTGTGAGTACCTCACCTGCATCCCCATCACTGACAAGTTCTGTGAGAAGTATGACCTGAACGCGCACCTCCTCTGA
- the rhbdf1b gene encoding inactive rhomboid protein 1 isoform X3 — MDEPGSRNSSLQRKKPPWLKLDIPTIQLTPDDSPTHTQPVKRLRSVSMPGENPQTCIAAMETSNNYLRPPLERLPSITQSIKRGTADWFGVSKDSDSTQRWRRKSLQHCSHLYGGLKAQVMREMELHSQDNLSLASTETPPPLYLPPHHPSHHHYGMQRIVDPLARGRAFRMVEDVDGFSVPQTPITPGTASLCSFSSSRSALNRLPRRRKRESVAVMSLKAAAALMKGRTLGDSTTGRHRRRSFMPPSFFEDDTVDFPDDLDTSFFTREGLHDELSTYADDVFETPSEAAIKQLDESELTGSALDRNELERSHLMLPLERGWRKTKDGCLVQPKVRLKQEVVSVNNHQQRGQRIVVPVKKLFAREKRPYGLGMVGRLTNRTYRKRIDSFVKRQIEDMDDHRPFFTYWITFVHLLITILAVAIYGIAPVGFTQHETVDSVLRNKGVYENVKFVQQQNFWVGPSSEALIHLGAKFSPCMRQDEEIQKLIQEKRERERESGCCVRNDRSGCLQTLQEECSSTLAVWVKWPQHPSAPHLNGELRQHGSVCHQDPRICLEPASVSPHEWPDDITKWPVCTRYNSGNHTNLPHIDCTITGRPCCIGTKGRCEITSREYCDFMHGYFHEEATLCSQVACMDDVCGLLPFLNPEIPDQFSRLWLSLFLHAGILHCLVSVLFQMTVLRDIEKLAGWLRISIIYMLSGITGNLASAIFLPYRAEVGPAGSQFGILACLFVELFQSWQILERPWWAFAKLLAISVFFFSFGLLPWIDNFAHICGFISGFFLSFAFLPYISFGRSDMYRKRVQICVFLLVFLGLLSALAVLFYVYPVKCEWCEYLTCIPITDKFCEKYDLNAHLL, encoded by the exons ATGGATGAACCGGGCAGCAGGAACAGCagtctgcagaggaagaagcCACCATGGCTCAAACTGGACATCCCCACCATCCAGCTGACGCCGGACGACTCGCCCACACACACCCAG ccaGTAAAGCGTCTGCGCAGTGTCAGCATGCCAGGGGAAAACCCTCAGACCTGCATCGCTGCCATGGAGACTTCAAACAACTACCTCAGACCTCCTCTGGAGAGACTGCCCTCCATCACACAGTCTATCAAGAG AGGTACGGCTGACTGGTTCGGGGTGAGCAAAGACAGCGACAGCACCCAgcgatggaggaggaagagcctGCAGCACTGCAGCCATCTGTATGGGGGTCTGAAGGCTCAGGTGATGAGGGAAATGGAGCTCCACAGCCAGGACAACCTTTCCCTGGCCAGCACTGagacccctcctcccctctacctcccaccccaccaccccagTCACCACCACTATGGCATGCAGAGG ATCGTAGACCCACTGGCCCGGGGTCGTGCCTTCCGCATGGTGGAAGATGTAGACGGCTTCAGTGTCCCGCAAACTCCCATCACACCCGGCACCGCCTCACTCTGCTCCTTTTCAAGCTCCCGCTCCGCCCTCAACCGGTTGCCGCGACGACGCAAGCGGGAGTCTGTTGCTGTCATGAGTCTCAAGGCAGCAGCCGCACTTatgaag GGACGGACGTTGGGTGATAGCACCACAGGGCGACATCGTAGACGGAGTTTCATGCCTCCTAGTTTCTTCGAAGACGACACTGTAGACTTTCCTGATGATCTGGACACTTCCTTCTTCACCAGA GAGGGCCTGCACGATGAGCTGTCCACCTATGCGGATGATGTTTTTGAGACACCATCGGAGGCGGCCATCAAACAGCTGGATGAGAGCGAGCTCACAGGAAGTGCGCTGGATAGGAATGAACTGGAGAGGAGTCACCTCATGTT GCCTTTAGAGCGAGGATGGCGGAAGACAAAAGATGGCTGTCTGGTGCAACCTAAAGTTCGCCTGAAACAGGAGGTGGTGAGTGTCAACAACCATCAGCAGCGGGGACAAAGGATCGTGGTTCCCGTTAAGAAGCTGTTTGCCCGAGAGAAGAGGCCGTATGGGCTCGGCATGGTCGGCCGTCTCACAAACCGGACGTACCGCAAGCGCATTGACAGCTTTGTCAAGAGGCAGATTGAGGACATGGATGATCACAG gcCTTTCTTTACCTACTGGATCACATTTGTCCATTTGCTCATCACCATTCTGGCTGTGGCTATCTACGGCATCGCCCCTGTGGGCTTCACACAACACGAAACTGTCGATTCT GTGCTGAGGAACAAAGGAGTTTATGAAAATGTTAAGTTTGTGCAACAACAAAACTTCTGGGTGGGTCCGAGCTCG GAGGCACTGATCCACCTGGGAGCCAAGTTTTCCCCCTGCATGCGTCAAGACGAAGAGATCCAGAAACTGAtccaggagaagagagagagagagagagagtccggCTGCTGCGTGAGGAACGATCGCTCCGGCTGCCTGCAGACTTTACAAGAGGAGTGTTCG AGCACCCTGGCAGTGTGGGTGAAGTGGCCTCAGCACCCCAGTGCTCCCCATCTGAACGGTGAACTACGCCAGCATGGTTCAGTCTGCCATCAGGACCCCAG AATTTGCCTGGAGCCAGCCTCGGTTTCACCTCACGAGTggcctgatgacatcaccaagTGGCCA GTTTGTACAAGGTACAACTCTGGAAATCACACCAACCTCCCCCACATAGACTGCACCATCACAGGCCGGCCCTGCTGCATTGGAACCAAAGGACG ATGTGAAATCACCTCTAGAGAATACTGTGACTTTATGCACGGCTACTTCCATGAGGAGGCTACTCTCTGCTCACAG GTCGCTTGTATGGATGATGTGTGTGGTTTGCTGCCTTTTCTCAATCCAGAGATCCCAGACCAGTTCTCCAGACTGTGGCTGTCACTCTTTCTTCATGCTGG GATCCTGCACTGCCTGGTGTCAGTGTTGTTCCAGATGACGGTGCTAAGGGACATAGAGAAGCTGGCCGGCTGGCTGAGAATCTCCATCATCTACATGCTGAGCGGCATCACTGGCAACTTGGCCTCAGCCATCTTCCTGCCCTACAGAGCGGAG gtgggtCCTGCAGGCAGCCAGTTCGGtatcctggcctgtctgtttGTGGAGCTGTTTCAGAGCTGGCAGATCCTCGAGCGACCATGGTGGGCGTTTGCCAAGCTGCTGGCCAtctcagtcttcttcttctcctttggTTTGCTTCCATGGATTGACAACTTTGCCCACATCTGCGGATTCATATCTGGATTCTTCCTGTCCTTTGCCTTCCTGCCGTACATCAG TTTCGGGCGTTCTGATATGTACCGTAAGCGGGTCCAGATCTGTGTCTTCCTGCTGGTCTTCCTGGGTCTGCTCTCCGCCCTGGCTGTTCTCTTCTACGTCTACCCCGTGAAGTGCGAGTGGTGTGAGTACCTCACCTGCATCCCCATCACTGACAAGTTCTGTGAGAAGTATGACCTGAACGCGCACCTCCTCTGA
- the rhbdf1b gene encoding inactive rhomboid protein 1 isoform X1: MDEPGSRNSSLQRKKPPWLKLDIPTIQLTPDDSPTHTQPVKRLRSVSMPGENPQTCIAAMETSNNYLRPPLERLPSITQSIKSEKRVRFERVNTVPPKGQRSPRRVSTVRRRSCIPKILTRRRSSIPKQIIRGTADWFGVSKDSDSTQRWRRKSLQHCSHLYGGLKAQVMREMELHSQDNLSLASTETPPPLYLPPHHPSHHHYGMQRIVDPLARGRAFRMVEDVDGFSVPQTPITPGTASLCSFSSSRSALNRLPRRRKRESVAVMSLKAAAALMKGRTLGDSTTGRHRRRSFMPPSFFEDDTVDFPDDLDTSFFTREGLHDELSTYADDVFETPSEAAIKQLDESELTGSALDRNELERSHLMLPLERGWRKTKDGCLVQPKVRLKQEVVSVNNHQQRGQRIVVPVKKLFAREKRPYGLGMVGRLTNRTYRKRIDSFVKRQIEDMDDHRPFFTYWITFVHLLITILAVAIYGIAPVGFTQHETVDSVLRNKGVYENVKFVQQQNFWVGPSSEALIHLGAKFSPCMRQDEEIQKLIQEKRERERESGCCVRNDRSGCLQTLQEECSSTLAVWVKWPQHPSAPHLNGELRQHGSVCHQDPRICLEPASVSPHEWPDDITKWPVCTRYNSGNHTNLPHIDCTITGRPCCIGTKGRCEITSREYCDFMHGYFHEEATLCSQVACMDDVCGLLPFLNPEIPDQFSRLWLSLFLHAGILHCLVSVLFQMTVLRDIEKLAGWLRISIIYMLSGITGNLASAIFLPYRAEVGPAGSQFGILACLFVELFQSWQILERPWWAFAKLLAISVFFFSFGLLPWIDNFAHICGFISGFFLSFAFLPYISFGRSDMYRKRVQICVFLLVFLGLLSALAVLFYVYPVKCEWCEYLTCIPITDKFCEKYDLNAHLL; encoded by the exons ATGGATGAACCGGGCAGCAGGAACAGCagtctgcagaggaagaagcCACCATGGCTCAAACTGGACATCCCCACCATCCAGCTGACGCCGGACGACTCGCCCACACACACCCAG ccaGTAAAGCGTCTGCGCAGTGTCAGCATGCCAGGGGAAAACCCTCAGACCTGCATCGCTGCCATGGAGACTTCAAACAACTACCTCAGACCTCCTCTGGAGAGACTGCCCTCCATCACACAGTCTATCAAGAG TGAGAAAAGGGTGCGCTTTGAGCGCGTCAACACAGTTCCCCCAAAGGGCCAGAGGAGCCCCAGGAGGGTGTCGACTGTTCGGAGGCGGTCCTGCATCCCCAAAATACTGACGCGACGACGCTCATCTATACCCAAACAGATCATCAG AGGTACGGCTGACTGGTTCGGGGTGAGCAAAGACAGCGACAGCACCCAgcgatggaggaggaagagcctGCAGCACTGCAGCCATCTGTATGGGGGTCTGAAGGCTCAGGTGATGAGGGAAATGGAGCTCCACAGCCAGGACAACCTTTCCCTGGCCAGCACTGagacccctcctcccctctacctcccaccccaccaccccagTCACCACCACTATGGCATGCAGAGG ATCGTAGACCCACTGGCCCGGGGTCGTGCCTTCCGCATGGTGGAAGATGTAGACGGCTTCAGTGTCCCGCAAACTCCCATCACACCCGGCACCGCCTCACTCTGCTCCTTTTCAAGCTCCCGCTCCGCCCTCAACCGGTTGCCGCGACGACGCAAGCGGGAGTCTGTTGCTGTCATGAGTCTCAAGGCAGCAGCCGCACTTatgaag GGACGGACGTTGGGTGATAGCACCACAGGGCGACATCGTAGACGGAGTTTCATGCCTCCTAGTTTCTTCGAAGACGACACTGTAGACTTTCCTGATGATCTGGACACTTCCTTCTTCACCAGA GAGGGCCTGCACGATGAGCTGTCCACCTATGCGGATGATGTTTTTGAGACACCATCGGAGGCGGCCATCAAACAGCTGGATGAGAGCGAGCTCACAGGAAGTGCGCTGGATAGGAATGAACTGGAGAGGAGTCACCTCATGTT GCCTTTAGAGCGAGGATGGCGGAAGACAAAAGATGGCTGTCTGGTGCAACCTAAAGTTCGCCTGAAACAGGAGGTGGTGAGTGTCAACAACCATCAGCAGCGGGGACAAAGGATCGTGGTTCCCGTTAAGAAGCTGTTTGCCCGAGAGAAGAGGCCGTATGGGCTCGGCATGGTCGGCCGTCTCACAAACCGGACGTACCGCAAGCGCATTGACAGCTTTGTCAAGAGGCAGATTGAGGACATGGATGATCACAG gcCTTTCTTTACCTACTGGATCACATTTGTCCATTTGCTCATCACCATTCTGGCTGTGGCTATCTACGGCATCGCCCCTGTGGGCTTCACACAACACGAAACTGTCGATTCT GTGCTGAGGAACAAAGGAGTTTATGAAAATGTTAAGTTTGTGCAACAACAAAACTTCTGGGTGGGTCCGAGCTCG GAGGCACTGATCCACCTGGGAGCCAAGTTTTCCCCCTGCATGCGTCAAGACGAAGAGATCCAGAAACTGAtccaggagaagagagagagagagagagagtccggCTGCTGCGTGAGGAACGATCGCTCCGGCTGCCTGCAGACTTTACAAGAGGAGTGTTCG AGCACCCTGGCAGTGTGGGTGAAGTGGCCTCAGCACCCCAGTGCTCCCCATCTGAACGGTGAACTACGCCAGCATGGTTCAGTCTGCCATCAGGACCCCAG AATTTGCCTGGAGCCAGCCTCGGTTTCACCTCACGAGTggcctgatgacatcaccaagTGGCCA GTTTGTACAAGGTACAACTCTGGAAATCACACCAACCTCCCCCACATAGACTGCACCATCACAGGCCGGCCCTGCTGCATTGGAACCAAAGGACG ATGTGAAATCACCTCTAGAGAATACTGTGACTTTATGCACGGCTACTTCCATGAGGAGGCTACTCTCTGCTCACAG GTCGCTTGTATGGATGATGTGTGTGGTTTGCTGCCTTTTCTCAATCCAGAGATCCCAGACCAGTTCTCCAGACTGTGGCTGTCACTCTTTCTTCATGCTGG GATCCTGCACTGCCTGGTGTCAGTGTTGTTCCAGATGACGGTGCTAAGGGACATAGAGAAGCTGGCCGGCTGGCTGAGAATCTCCATCATCTACATGCTGAGCGGCATCACTGGCAACTTGGCCTCAGCCATCTTCCTGCCCTACAGAGCGGAG gtgggtCCTGCAGGCAGCCAGTTCGGtatcctggcctgtctgtttGTGGAGCTGTTTCAGAGCTGGCAGATCCTCGAGCGACCATGGTGGGCGTTTGCCAAGCTGCTGGCCAtctcagtcttcttcttctcctttggTTTGCTTCCATGGATTGACAACTTTGCCCACATCTGCGGATTCATATCTGGATTCTTCCTGTCCTTTGCCTTCCTGCCGTACATCAG TTTCGGGCGTTCTGATATGTACCGTAAGCGGGTCCAGATCTGTGTCTTCCTGCTGGTCTTCCTGGGTCTGCTCTCCGCCCTGGCTGTTCTCTTCTACGTCTACCCCGTGAAGTGCGAGTGGTGTGAGTACCTCACCTGCATCCCCATCACTGACAAGTTCTGTGAGAAGTATGACCTGAACGCGCACCTCCTCTGA
- the rhbdf1b gene encoding inactive rhomboid protein 1 isoform X2 — protein sequence MDEPGSRNSSLQRKKPPWLKLDIPTIQLTPDDSPTHTQPVKRLRSVSMPGENPQTCIAAMETSNNYLRPPLERLPSITQSIKSEKRVRFERVNTVPPKGQRSPRRVSTVRRRSCIPKILTRRRSSIPKQIIRGTADWFGVSKDSDSTQRWRRKSLQHCSHLYGGLKAQIVDPLARGRAFRMVEDVDGFSVPQTPITPGTASLCSFSSSRSALNRLPRRRKRESVAVMSLKAAAALMKGRTLGDSTTGRHRRRSFMPPSFFEDDTVDFPDDLDTSFFTREGLHDELSTYADDVFETPSEAAIKQLDESELTGSALDRNELERSHLMLPLERGWRKTKDGCLVQPKVRLKQEVVSVNNHQQRGQRIVVPVKKLFAREKRPYGLGMVGRLTNRTYRKRIDSFVKRQIEDMDDHRPFFTYWITFVHLLITILAVAIYGIAPVGFTQHETVDSVLRNKGVYENVKFVQQQNFWVGPSSEALIHLGAKFSPCMRQDEEIQKLIQEKRERERESGCCVRNDRSGCLQTLQEECSSTLAVWVKWPQHPSAPHLNGELRQHGSVCHQDPRICLEPASVSPHEWPDDITKWPVCTRYNSGNHTNLPHIDCTITGRPCCIGTKGRCEITSREYCDFMHGYFHEEATLCSQVACMDDVCGLLPFLNPEIPDQFSRLWLSLFLHAGILHCLVSVLFQMTVLRDIEKLAGWLRISIIYMLSGITGNLASAIFLPYRAEVGPAGSQFGILACLFVELFQSWQILERPWWAFAKLLAISVFFFSFGLLPWIDNFAHICGFISGFFLSFAFLPYISFGRSDMYRKRVQICVFLLVFLGLLSALAVLFYVYPVKCEWCEYLTCIPITDKFCEKYDLNAHLL from the exons ATGGATGAACCGGGCAGCAGGAACAGCagtctgcagaggaagaagcCACCATGGCTCAAACTGGACATCCCCACCATCCAGCTGACGCCGGACGACTCGCCCACACACACCCAG ccaGTAAAGCGTCTGCGCAGTGTCAGCATGCCAGGGGAAAACCCTCAGACCTGCATCGCTGCCATGGAGACTTCAAACAACTACCTCAGACCTCCTCTGGAGAGACTGCCCTCCATCACACAGTCTATCAAGAG TGAGAAAAGGGTGCGCTTTGAGCGCGTCAACACAGTTCCCCCAAAGGGCCAGAGGAGCCCCAGGAGGGTGTCGACTGTTCGGAGGCGGTCCTGCATCCCCAAAATACTGACGCGACGACGCTCATCTATACCCAAACAGATCATCAG AGGTACGGCTGACTGGTTCGGGGTGAGCAAAGACAGCGACAGCACCCAgcgatggaggaggaagagcctGCAGCACTGCAGCCATCTGTATGGGGGTCTGAAGGCTCAG ATCGTAGACCCACTGGCCCGGGGTCGTGCCTTCCGCATGGTGGAAGATGTAGACGGCTTCAGTGTCCCGCAAACTCCCATCACACCCGGCACCGCCTCACTCTGCTCCTTTTCAAGCTCCCGCTCCGCCCTCAACCGGTTGCCGCGACGACGCAAGCGGGAGTCTGTTGCTGTCATGAGTCTCAAGGCAGCAGCCGCACTTatgaag GGACGGACGTTGGGTGATAGCACCACAGGGCGACATCGTAGACGGAGTTTCATGCCTCCTAGTTTCTTCGAAGACGACACTGTAGACTTTCCTGATGATCTGGACACTTCCTTCTTCACCAGA GAGGGCCTGCACGATGAGCTGTCCACCTATGCGGATGATGTTTTTGAGACACCATCGGAGGCGGCCATCAAACAGCTGGATGAGAGCGAGCTCACAGGAAGTGCGCTGGATAGGAATGAACTGGAGAGGAGTCACCTCATGTT GCCTTTAGAGCGAGGATGGCGGAAGACAAAAGATGGCTGTCTGGTGCAACCTAAAGTTCGCCTGAAACAGGAGGTGGTGAGTGTCAACAACCATCAGCAGCGGGGACAAAGGATCGTGGTTCCCGTTAAGAAGCTGTTTGCCCGAGAGAAGAGGCCGTATGGGCTCGGCATGGTCGGCCGTCTCACAAACCGGACGTACCGCAAGCGCATTGACAGCTTTGTCAAGAGGCAGATTGAGGACATGGATGATCACAG gcCTTTCTTTACCTACTGGATCACATTTGTCCATTTGCTCATCACCATTCTGGCTGTGGCTATCTACGGCATCGCCCCTGTGGGCTTCACACAACACGAAACTGTCGATTCT GTGCTGAGGAACAAAGGAGTTTATGAAAATGTTAAGTTTGTGCAACAACAAAACTTCTGGGTGGGTCCGAGCTCG GAGGCACTGATCCACCTGGGAGCCAAGTTTTCCCCCTGCATGCGTCAAGACGAAGAGATCCAGAAACTGAtccaggagaagagagagagagagagagagtccggCTGCTGCGTGAGGAACGATCGCTCCGGCTGCCTGCAGACTTTACAAGAGGAGTGTTCG AGCACCCTGGCAGTGTGGGTGAAGTGGCCTCAGCACCCCAGTGCTCCCCATCTGAACGGTGAACTACGCCAGCATGGTTCAGTCTGCCATCAGGACCCCAG AATTTGCCTGGAGCCAGCCTCGGTTTCACCTCACGAGTggcctgatgacatcaccaagTGGCCA GTTTGTACAAGGTACAACTCTGGAAATCACACCAACCTCCCCCACATAGACTGCACCATCACAGGCCGGCCCTGCTGCATTGGAACCAAAGGACG ATGTGAAATCACCTCTAGAGAATACTGTGACTTTATGCACGGCTACTTCCATGAGGAGGCTACTCTCTGCTCACAG GTCGCTTGTATGGATGATGTGTGTGGTTTGCTGCCTTTTCTCAATCCAGAGATCCCAGACCAGTTCTCCAGACTGTGGCTGTCACTCTTTCTTCATGCTGG GATCCTGCACTGCCTGGTGTCAGTGTTGTTCCAGATGACGGTGCTAAGGGACATAGAGAAGCTGGCCGGCTGGCTGAGAATCTCCATCATCTACATGCTGAGCGGCATCACTGGCAACTTGGCCTCAGCCATCTTCCTGCCCTACAGAGCGGAG gtgggtCCTGCAGGCAGCCAGTTCGGtatcctggcctgtctgtttGTGGAGCTGTTTCAGAGCTGGCAGATCCTCGAGCGACCATGGTGGGCGTTTGCCAAGCTGCTGGCCAtctcagtcttcttcttctcctttggTTTGCTTCCATGGATTGACAACTTTGCCCACATCTGCGGATTCATATCTGGATTCTTCCTGTCCTTTGCCTTCCTGCCGTACATCAG TTTCGGGCGTTCTGATATGTACCGTAAGCGGGTCCAGATCTGTGTCTTCCTGCTGGTCTTCCTGGGTCTGCTCTCCGCCCTGGCTGTTCTCTTCTACGTCTACCCCGTGAAGTGCGAGTGGTGTGAGTACCTCACCTGCATCCCCATCACTGACAAGTTCTGTGAGAAGTATGACCTGAACGCGCACCTCCTCTGA